One stretch of Enterobacter sp. RHBSTW-00994 DNA includes these proteins:
- a CDS encoding DUF2623 family protein, with protein MENHFGKGLMAGMHAVQADTAKNVAHFCSDYKRGFVLGFSHRMFEKTGDRQLSAWEAGILTRRYGLDRDMVMDFFRESHSSAALRYFMAGYRLEG; from the coding sequence ATGGAAAACCATTTTGGTAAAGGACTGATGGCGGGGATGCACGCAGTGCAGGCTGATACCGCGAAAAATGTGGCGCATTTCTGTTCCGATTATAAGCGCGGATTTGTGCTGGGTTTTTCGCACCGCATGTTTGAGAAGACCGGCGATCGGCAACTTAGCGCGTGGGAAGCCGGTATTTTAACCCGCCGTTACGGGCTGGACAGAGACATGGTGATGGACTTCTTCCGGGAAAGTCACTCTAGTGCTGCGCTGCGTTATTTTATGGCGGGCTACCGTCTGGAAGGGTAA